The following proteins are encoded in a genomic region of Candidatus Poribacteria bacterium:
- a CDS encoding iron-containing alcohol dehydrogenase has protein sequence MFELRYPSRLIFGNGCFNRLGEMAAEFGRRALLVTGRRAMRESGTLDKALKLLREFNIEVVVFDRVEPEPSTDTVDEGVRVVRAERCDLVVGIGGGSAMDVAKAIACLVRNEGSASEYQQGMRKIEREGLPFIAVPTTAGTGAEVTKNAVLIDRSRGVKASIRSPLMLAKIALIDPLLTVSAPPRVTAGSGMDALTQAIESYVSLASNPVSDALAIRAIKYIYNFLPRAFESGDDIEAREKVMLGSFMTGLSFANASLGAVHGLAHPIGAHFGIPHGIACAILLPHVMRFNLDVRKEKYAEIAVAMGAEPVPEMAIERVKELSLKLELPQRLSHFGIEKGELEKVARDARGSSLNNNPRPATREDLIEILHAAL, from the coding sequence ATGTTTGAGCTTAGGTATCCAAGCAGATTGATCTTCGGCAACGGATGCTTCAATCGACTTGGCGAGATGGCCGCCGAATTCGGACGGAGAGCCCTCCTCGTAACCGGAAGGAGAGCCATGAGGGAATCGGGAACGCTGGATAAAGCCTTGAAACTGCTGCGGGAGTTCAATATAGAGGTGGTGGTCTTCGATAGAGTTGAACCCGAACCCTCGACCGACACCGTGGATGAAGGGGTAAGGGTTGTCAGGGCGGAGAGATGTGATCTGGTCGTAGGAATCGGCGGTGGTAGCGCGATGGACGTAGCCAAAGCAATAGCATGCCTCGTCCGAAATGAGGGTTCCGCATCCGAATATCAACAGGGGATGAGAAAGATCGAAAGGGAAGGGTTACCCTTCATAGCCGTTCCAACTACTGCCGGCACGGGCGCGGAGGTAACTAAAAACGCCGTTTTGATAGATAGATCCCGCGGCGTGAAAGCCAGCATAAGAAGTCCGCTGATGTTGGCAAAAATCGCCCTTATCGATCCTCTGTTGACCGTGAGCGCGCCGCCGAGGGTCACAGCAGGTTCCGGCATGGATGCCCTAACACAGGCGATAGAATCCTATGTCTCCCTCGCATCGAATCCCGTCTCTGATGCGCTGGCCATAAGGGCGATCAAGTATATCTATAATTTTCTCCCCAGGGCATTTGAATCGGGCGATGATATCGAGGCGAGAGAAAAGGTGATGCTGGGGAGCTTCATGACAGGACTCTCTTTCGCCAATGCCTCCCTCGGAGCAGTTCACGGCCTCGCCCATCCGATCGGAGCACACTTCGGGATCCCCCATGGCATCGCGTGCGCCATACTGTTGCCTCACGTTATGAGGTTTAATCTCGATGTCAGAAAGGAGAAGTATGCCGAAATAGCTGTCGCTATGGGAGCTGAACCCGTCCCCGAGATGGCGATCGAAAGGGTGAAGGAACTGTCGTTAAAGCTGGAGCTTCCCCAGAGGCTCTCCCATTTCGGGATTGAGAAAGGGGAGTTGGAAAAGGTGGCAAGGGATGCCAGAGGGTCAAGTTTGAACAACAATCCAAGACCGGCAACGAGAGAGGATCTAATCGAGATCCTCCATGCCGCGCTATGA
- the flgC gene encoding flagellar basal body rod protein FlgC, with amino-acid sequence MDLFTSMEISASGLTAQRIRMNVISENLANANTTRTPQGTPYRRKEVLFATRPGGTILRAGFMNLPFDLGSGVAVTGIVEDKSPFREVYDPGHPDANSKGIVLMPNVNVVVEMVNMISATRAYELNITALSAAKEMAMKTLEIGA; translated from the coding sequence ATGGATCTGTTCACGTCGATGGAGATAAGTGCCAGCGGGCTTACCGCTCAGAGAATCAGGATGAACGTCATATCCGAGAACCTCGCCAATGCCAACACCACCAGAACTCCTCAGGGAACGCCATATCGGCGTAAGGAGGTTTTATTTGCGACAAGGCCTGGAGGAACGATATTGAGGGCGGGATTTATGAATCTCCCGTTCGATCTGGGAAGTGGGGTTGCTGTAACCGGGATAGTGGAAGATAAATCCCCATTTAGGGAGGTATATGATCCAGGCCATCCGGACGCTAACAGCAAAGGGATTGTTCTGATGCCAAACGTCAATGTGGTCGTGGAGATGGTGAATATGATTTCAGCTACGAGGGCCTATGAGTTGAACATCACTGCCCTTTCAGCCGCCAAAGAGATGGCGATGAAAACCTTGGAGATAGGAGCGTGA
- the dapA gene encoding 4-hydroxy-tetrahydrodipicolinate synthase: MRFEGIIPPLVTPMKDGGELNLDGLPPIIEYVIRGGVHGIFILGSQSESFALSFDEKREIILKTLEIVSGRVPVLVGTGMITTRDSIRMTRLARELGADGVSVMTPYFIRPSQEELYEHYRAIAEEAGEMSVLLYNNPLRTGLQIEVETVVRLAELKNVVGMKESSGDMMRMMRYIQATERMEFDVLSGNDALIYAGMLCGAKGGVSATANVYPDLVVGIYESVRRGDLEEGRRLQYELLKFRVAFNRLGTFPAMVKEAMNMLGLPAGPPRPPVKPLAHEEKEELKRIMDELNLGSGSR, from the coding sequence ATGAGATTCGAAGGTATAATACCGCCGCTTGTCACTCCGATGAAGGATGGAGGAGAGCTGAATCTGGACGGATTACCCCCTATAATTGAATACGTCATCAGGGGTGGGGTACACGGGATATTCATCCTGGGCAGTCAGAGTGAGTCGTTCGCCCTCTCCTTCGATGAGAAACGGGAGATCATACTTAAGACCCTTGAAATCGTTTCAGGAAGGGTTCCCGTGTTGGTTGGAACCGGCATGATAACCACCCGTGACTCGATTCGCATGACGCGGTTGGCGAGGGAACTCGGCGCCGACGGCGTCTCCGTCATGACTCCATACTTCATTCGTCCTTCTCAGGAGGAGCTATATGAGCATTATCGGGCGATTGCCGAAGAAGCGGGGGAAATGTCGGTGCTTCTCTATAACAATCCACTTCGCACAGGGCTACAGATTGAAGTCGAAACGGTCGTGAGATTGGCAGAGCTGAAGAACGTCGTTGGGATGAAGGAGAGCAGCGGTGATATGATGAGGATGATGAGATACATTCAGGCGACGGAGAGGATGGAATTCGACGTGTTGTCGGGGAATGATGCCCTGATCTATGCGGGGATGCTGTGTGGGGCCAAAGGAGGCGTATCCGCCACCGCTAACGTCTATCCTGATCTGGTGGTTGGGATATATGAGTCGGTTAGGAGGGGTGACCTTGAGGAAGGACGGCGGTTACAGTATGAGCTTTTGAAGTTCAGGGTGGCCTTCAACCGCCTCGGCACTTTCCCCGCCATGGTTAAGGAGGCTATGAATATGCTAGGCCTTCCGGCCGGTCCTCCACGTCCGCCTGTTAAACCGCTAGCGCATGAGGAGAAGGAGGAGCTGAAAAGGATAATGGATGAGCTGAATTTGGGCTCGGGCTCTCGCTGA
- a CDS encoding PAS domain-containing protein, whose protein sequence is MVKEDISLLREAFDSFNRAVDRLSSSYSELEKKVAQLKEELARENAEKEKLRGYLESILNSIDLGVIAVNVEGRVIFFNRAAGEILGLDPQKAVGRSCSSVLGLDSPLEETLRNTRRRTFDDELINPEENGEPIKVEITTSPMWDEHGKVIGAVEVIKDISERKMLEEQIRRSETLSALGEMAAQVVHEIRNPLGAIQLYVGILQRELSGDQKKLADDIASGLRSIEIITSNLLALARPIKPSFREVDILALLEEVITFAIYAIEENGIKLIRDYPECGLICHVDPEQIKQVALNLILNAIQAMPEGGVLRISASKGNGRIKLEFEDTGVGIPQEHLDKIFNPFFSTKSTGTGLGLYTVDKILRAHGASIRVKSQVGVGTCFLIEIPEVIKGEQR, encoded by the coding sequence ATGGTAAAAGAGGATATATCCCTGCTCAGGGAAGCCTTCGATTCTTTCAACAGAGCAGTTGACAGATTAAGCTCCTCCTACTCGGAACTGGAGAAAAAAGTCGCTCAGCTCAAGGAGGAACTCGCCAGGGAGAACGCTGAGAAGGAGAAGCTGCGCGGATATCTTGAGAGCATACTCAACAGCATCGACCTGGGGGTGATAGCTGTTAACGTCGAGGGCAGAGTGATCTTTTTTAACAGGGCGGCGGGGGAGATACTAGGGCTGGACCCCCAGAAGGCGGTCGGTCGTAGTTGTTCTTCCGTGCTTGGGCTCGATTCACCGCTTGAGGAAACGCTGAGGAATACACGACGCAGGACCTTCGACGACGAATTGATAAACCCTGAGGAGAACGGCGAACCGATAAAGGTCGAGATAACCACCTCGCCGATGTGGGATGAACACGGTAAGGTGATAGGGGCCGTGGAGGTGATAAAGGATATATCCGAGCGGAAGATGTTGGAGGAACAGATCAGGAGGTCCGAAACGCTATCCGCGCTTGGTGAGATGGCCGCCCAGGTCGTCCACGAAATACGAAATCCACTGGGAGCGATTCAGCTTTATGTGGGTATACTACAGAGGGAGCTGAGCGGGGATCAGAAAAAGCTTGCCGACGATATAGCCTCCGGCCTCAGGTCGATAGAGATCATAACCTCCAACCTGCTTGCCCTCGCCCGACCGATCAAACCGTCCTTCCGAGAGGTGGATATACTCGCCCTGCTGGAAGAGGTGATAACCTTCGCCATATACGCCATAGAGGAGAATGGGATCAAGCTGATAAGAGATTATCCTGAGTGTGGCCTGATCTGCCACGTCGATCCGGAACAGATCAAACAGGTCGCTCTTAACCTTATACTCAACGCCATCCAGGCTATGCCTGAAGGAGGCGTGTTGAGGATATCCGCTTCGAAGGGCAACGGCAGGATAAAACTTGAGTTCGAGGACACAGGAGTTGGGATACCTCAGGAACATCTGGATAAGATCTTCAATCCCTTCTTCTCGACGAAAAGCACCGGAACAGGTCTGGGATTATACACGGTGGATAAGATCCTCAGAGCGCACGGCGCATCGATAAGGGTTAAAAGCCAAGTGGGCGTGGGAACCTGTTTCCTCATAGAGATCCCGGAGGTGATAAAGGGTGAGCAGCGATAA
- the fliE gene encoding flagellar hook-basal body complex protein FliE — MKVESSYDRLKFEGQMKEITSGGKGKTTSSFMDILKDSIQKVNELQVEADKAIAELATGKNRDIARTMIAVEKANIAFQMMTQIRNKIVEAYQEIMRMQV, encoded by the coding sequence ATGAAGGTAGAATCGAGTTACGATCGACTCAAATTTGAAGGACAGATGAAGGAGATCACCTCCGGGGGAAAGGGTAAAACCACCTCCTCGTTCATGGATATCCTCAAGGACTCCATTCAGAAGGTGAATGAGCTTCAGGTCGAGGCGGATAAAGCTATAGCGGAACTGGCTACAGGCAAGAATAGGGATATTGCCAGGACGATGATCGCCGTCGAGAAGGCGAACATCGCCTTTCAAATGATGACGCAGATAAGAAATAAGATCGTCGAGGCATATCAGGAGATAATGAGGATGCAGGTGTAA
- a CDS encoding sigma-54-dependent Fis family transcriptional regulator has protein sequence MSSDKILIIDDDEHLRKALKEVIRREGYEVVAASRKEEALEMIPHVRFSVALVDIRMDESHRDGIEILGRIKEIAPEAAVLIMTAYPSVETAVEAMKLGAADYISKPFSYDQLMQKLRNLAGPPGEEERYFGGIVTRNKQMLKILETVRNVAATQSTVLIRGETGTGKELVARALHNYSPRADGPFVAVNCAALPDMLLESELFGYERGAFTGAVSRKLGKFELAHGGTLFLDEITELTPKLQAKLLRVLEQKEVDRLGGREPIPVDVRVIATTNEDIEACVAEGRFRDDLYYRVTVVTIELPPLRERKDDIPLLARHFLKIYSRQHCKEIVDLSEGAIQKLMDYHWPGNVRQLRNIIEQAVILCPDEIITEMYINPERRRRSSNQIVIPIGTPLHEAEKMIILKTLEACGNVKTKAAELLKITPRTIRNKLKAYAKEEGRRFEDEEEE, from the coding sequence GTGAGCAGCGATAAAATATTGATAATAGATGATGACGAGCATCTGAGGAAGGCCTTGAAAGAAGTCATAAGGAGGGAAGGATATGAGGTGGTAGCCGCTAGCAGAAAAGAGGAGGCGCTGGAGATGATCCCGCATGTCAGGTTCAGCGTCGCTCTTGTGGATATCAGGATGGACGAGTCACACAGAGACGGGATAGAGATACTAGGCAGAATCAAGGAGATAGCGCCTGAGGCAGCCGTGTTGATCATGACGGCATATCCGAGCGTCGAGACGGCAGTGGAGGCGATGAAGCTCGGCGCCGCCGACTATATCTCGAAGCCTTTCTCATACGATCAGCTCATGCAGAAGCTTCGAAACCTCGCCGGCCCTCCGGGTGAAGAAGAACGATATTTCGGCGGAATCGTCACCCGGAACAAGCAGATGCTGAAGATACTGGAGACCGTGAGAAATGTCGCCGCCACCCAATCAACCGTCCTCATCAGGGGAGAAACGGGCACGGGGAAGGAACTGGTGGCAAGGGCGTTGCATAACTATAGCCCGAGAGCCGACGGCCCCTTTGTCGCCGTCAACTGCGCCGCACTCCCGGACATGCTGCTGGAGAGCGAACTCTTCGGATATGAAAGAGGGGCGTTCACAGGGGCTGTATCGAGGAAGTTGGGGAAATTCGAGCTGGCTCACGGAGGAACCCTCTTCCTGGACGAGATCACGGAACTCACTCCTAAACTGCAGGCTAAGCTGCTCAGGGTGCTGGAACAGAAAGAGGTGGACCGGCTAGGAGGGAGAGAGCCGATCCCCGTAGATGTCAGGGTTATCGCTACGACGAACGAGGATATCGAGGCATGCGTTGCCGAGGGGAGATTTCGCGACGATCTATACTACCGCGTGACGGTCGTGACGATAGAGCTGCCCCCTCTAAGGGAGCGGAAAGACGATATACCGCTCCTGGCCAGACATTTCCTTAAGATCTATTCCCGGCAGCACTGTAAGGAGATAGTGGATCTGTCCGAAGGGGCGATACAGAAGTTGATGGATTACCACTGGCCGGGAAACGTCAGACAGCTTCGAAACATCATCGAGCAGGCGGTCATCCTGTGTCCCGATGAGATCATCACCGAGATGTATATCAATCCTGAAAGAAGAAGACGATCATCCAACCAGATAGTCATACCTATCGGAACGCCGCTCCATGAAGCCGAGAAGATGATAATTCTGAAGACCCTGGAGGCGTGTGGAAACGTCAAAACCAAAGCGGCGGAACTCCTTAAAATCACTCCGAGAACCATCAGAAACAAGCTGAAGGCGTACGCCAAGGAAGAAGGAAGGCGGTTTGAAGATGAGGAGGAAGAATAG
- the flgB gene encoding flagellar basal body rod protein FlgB yields the protein MPGLFDSVSKMLEVAIRGTVLRHNIIANNISNADTPGYQAMDISFEGLLRRVLSGEVDPERVDMTPKLDYSPPRLAGLDDEKDNGVELILEPGEEVKLDANTVDIDREMTKLAENLIMHNAFVRLLNAKYRILKTAINGRA from the coding sequence ATGCCGGGGCTTTTCGATTCGGTTTCCAAAATGCTTGAGGTTGCCATTCGCGGAACCGTCCTCAGGCACAATATCATCGCCAATAACATCTCCAATGCGGATACGCCGGGATATCAGGCGATGGATATCTCCTTTGAGGGGCTGCTGAGAAGAGTTCTTTCAGGGGAAGTCGATCCGGAGAGGGTTGATATGACGCCTAAGCTTGATTACTCCCCTCCGAGACTTGCTGGGTTGGACGATGAGAAGGATAACGGGGTCGAGTTGATCCTTGAGCCGGGAGAGGAGGTCAAATTGGATGCCAACACCGTGGATATAGATCGTGAGATGACGAAACTTGCCGAGAATCTCATCATGCATAACGCCTTCGTGAGACTTCTAAACGCCAAGTATAGAATCCTTAAAACCGCCATAAATGGAAGGGCGTGA
- the fliF gene encoding flagellar M-ring protein FliF: protein MPEGIKGLLEQLKTVWGNLPRQAKIVIPLVSIGLLIGLIALSLRTNSSYTLLYSNLNVEDLRDIQIELSRMNVKYKLGQDNSIYVPSKEEARLRLMLSESGLPRGDNGYSIFKERNLGETFFDYERKYQEATERKLKQAIESLRPVKFATVNITPMEESVFLEGERPAKASVMLQLEPGTHLSRKQVEGIVHLVAGAVKGLDPENVVILDERGNQLNADLDEVESAQMRLKHQSELEKLFARKIRDLLVPLVGPNGFSAEVTVETNFDLTETTTKKYNNDDEVISKETTTTENSQGVVSTGLPPGTASNVVSSAQVQLPSSNQPISLSRNTTTKEYVPSETIQKVKSLPGDIKKVSVSVLLDYKRSVGPNGKVTKVPWTTQELQMIEDNIKSAIGYDQRRGDMVKVNAIQFDTLYALQYQAELKSAKRHELYMTFARYLSIVALGFMLFILVRFIIKTLASPQGKVIPAALGPEVGPEAIETGEGRRELETKREVKAVEAQKEEELSLEEIFPELTGESRTKAEEIQRKVFSFAEHDPEAMAKLIRTWLLEDEKGE from the coding sequence ATGCCGGAGGGTATAAAAGGGTTACTGGAACAGCTCAAAACGGTATGGGGAAATCTGCCGAGGCAGGCAAAGATCGTCATACCTCTGGTATCGATTGGATTGCTGATCGGCCTAATCGCCCTGAGTTTACGCACGAATTCCTCCTACACGCTGCTATATAGCAATCTGAACGTCGAGGATCTGCGCGATATACAGATAGAACTCAGCAGGATGAACGTCAAATACAAACTCGGTCAGGACAACTCGATCTATGTCCCATCAAAAGAGGAGGCACGGCTGAGATTGATGCTTTCAGAGTCGGGCTTGCCCAGAGGGGACAACGGATACAGCATTTTCAAAGAGAGGAATCTCGGCGAGACTTTCTTCGACTACGAGCGGAAGTACCAGGAGGCCACGGAGAGGAAGCTGAAACAGGCGATAGAAAGTCTGCGTCCGGTTAAATTCGCCACGGTTAACATCACCCCCATGGAGGAATCGGTTTTCCTCGAAGGGGAACGACCGGCCAAAGCTTCCGTCATGCTTCAGCTTGAGCCAGGCACTCATCTCTCGCGCAAACAGGTTGAAGGGATCGTGCACTTGGTGGCTGGAGCGGTAAAAGGCCTTGATCCGGAAAACGTGGTCATCCTCGATGAAAGAGGGAATCAGTTGAACGCCGACCTAGACGAGGTGGAATCGGCGCAGATGCGGCTGAAACATCAAAGTGAGCTCGAAAAGCTCTTCGCCAGGAAGATCAGAGATCTGCTCGTGCCGCTCGTGGGCCCCAACGGATTCTCGGCGGAGGTGACGGTCGAGACTAACTTCGACCTAACGGAGACGACCACCAAGAAATATAACAACGACGATGAGGTGATCTCCAAGGAGACCACCACCACGGAGAACTCCCAGGGCGTGGTTTCGACCGGACTTCCGCCAGGGACGGCTTCAAATGTGGTCTCCTCGGCTCAGGTTCAGCTCCCTTCCTCCAATCAGCCGATTTCCTTAAGCAGGAACACCACCACAAAGGAGTATGTGCCGAGCGAGACGATTCAGAAGGTCAAGAGCCTGCCGGGGGATATCAAGAAGGTTTCGGTTTCGGTTCTGCTGGATTACAAGCGCTCGGTCGGCCCTAACGGCAAAGTAACCAAAGTGCCATGGACAACGCAGGAGCTTCAAATGATAGAGGATAACATCAAAAGCGCCATCGGGTATGATCAGAGACGCGGGGACATGGTAAAGGTAAACGCCATTCAGTTCGACACCCTCTACGCCTTGCAGTATCAGGCCGAGCTGAAATCGGCCAAACGACATGAGCTCTATATGACCTTCGCCAGATACCTATCTATCGTAGCACTTGGATTCATGCTCTTCATACTGGTGAGGTTCATCATAAAGACTCTTGCATCGCCACAAGGGAAGGTGATACCAGCAGCTCTGGGCCCCGAGGTCGGCCCTGAGGCGATAGAGACGGGAGAAGGGAGAAGAGAGTTGGAAACCAAGCGAGAGGTCAAAGCGGTGGAGGCTCAGAAAGAAGAGGAACTCTCTCTTGAGGAGATCTTTCCAGAGCTTACCGGCGAGAGCAGGACTAAAGCGGAGGAGATTCAGCGTAAGGTCTTCAGCTTTGCCGAACATGATCCCGAAGCTATGGCTAAATTGATAAGAACATGGCTGCTGGAGGATGAAAAAGGGGAATGA